CCAGCATCGTGACGCTGATGGCATAGACAAAGACTGCGCTGACCACGCCAAAAAAGAGGGCCGTGCCCGGGTGCTTCCGTCGCAGTTCGGTCAGGAACACGGCCACCGCCGCCGAGGTCATCATCGCCAGTACGCCGGTCGCGTAGGCCCCGCCCTGGGCGTCCACGTTGGCCTTGAAGAGCAGCGTGACCAGGAAACAGATGCCTATGAACAGCACCACCAGGGGCCGGGTGGCGCGGGTCCATTCCGGCGCCATGCCGTAGCGGGGCAGGAAGCGCGGCACGATGTTCAGCAGTCCGGTCATGGCGGAGGCCCCCGCGAACCACAGGATCAGGATGGTGCTGATGTCGTAGAGGGTACCGAAGCCTTCTCCCATCAGCCGGTGCGCGAGGTAGGCCAGCGCGCGCCCGTTCGCTTCGCCCGCCGGTTTGTTCACCGTCACCAGGGCTGAGCCGGGCGCGGTGGGGGTGACCGTCACGGTCAGCGGCACCGGGCCGCCCACCGTCTGGGCCTGGACAGTGATGGTCCGCGGCCCTGCCGCCGGGCCGCTGGCGGGCAGGTGCAGGGCGTAGACCTGGCGGGGGTGGGCGAGGTCGTCCAGCGGCACGTTCACCACCGCGCGTCCCGCCGCGAGGTCGCCAGCGTTGACGTTGTGCATGTAGGTGAAGGCGGGCCAGAAGGCCGCGGCGGGCGTCAGCGTGGTACTGACCAACGACGAGGTGAGCAGCAACGTGCTCATGATCAGGGCGGCCGTGGTCAGCAGTTTGCGGGCATTCTGAATGCGGCCCAGGGGGCGCTCGGGCGTGTCGTCGGGATTCCCGCGAATCAGCGGCATCACCAGCACGCCGGTTTCAAAGCCACTCATGCCCAGCGCCAGCCGGGGAAACACCAGCAGCGCCGCGCCGATCAGCGCCAGCGGCGAGAAGTAGGCGTGCCGCAACCCCGCCCACCAGTTCCCCACCAGGCCGGGATGGGTCAGCACTTCCACCAGCCCGCGCCCGATCAGCACCACGTTCAGGCCCAGATACAGCGCCACCAGCGCCACCGCGATCCCGATGGCCTCCTTGAAGCCCTTGAGGAACACCGCGCCCAGCAGCGCGAGCAGCCCCAGCGTGATGATGACCTGCTTCCCGGCCAGCCCGCCCTTGAGGAGGGGATTCTCGACCAGGTGCGCCGCCGCATCCGCTGCCGACAGCGTGATCGTGACCACAAACCCGGTTGCGACAAAGCCCAGCAGCGCCAGCACCAGCAGCTTGCTGGGCCAGTAGTTCAGCAGGCGCTCGAACATGCTCACTGAACCGTCGCCGTGCGGGCTCTCGTAGGCGACCAGGCGGTACATCGGCAGGGCACCGAAGAGCATCACCACCACCAGCACCAGCGTCGCGATGGGCGACAGCGCCCCCGCCGCCAGGAAGGCGATGCCCGGCGCGTACCCCAGGCTGGAGAAGTAGTCCACGCCTGTCAGGCACATCACCTGCCACCAGGGATGCTTTTGCTCCTGCGCTGCCTGCTCTCTTTTGTAAAAACCCTCGCGGTCCTGTTCGGGAGGTTCCGTCTCCAGAAACCAGCGGCTGAAGGCACTGCGGGGCCGCACGGAGCGCACGGAGGAGGACATGCGCGAAGAGTACTCCTCCCGTCTCCGGCCCGGAATGGGTCACCGGCTGGATGAAGGTATATTCAGCCCGTCCAGTCGGGCAGGCTAGAAGCCGCCCCACCAAGACATACCGCAAAGCCGCCGCGCCCCTTACCCTGTCTCTCATGGCTCCTGAACTCGTGACCCTCGCGCCGGGTGTCCATTTCCTGCCTGCCGCCGTGAACAGCGTGGTGGTGGAAGATGGCCGGGGCGGGGCGCTGCTGGTCGATACCGGACTGGACGACGCTCAGGCGCGCAAGCTGCTGCGGGCGCTGGAGGCGGCGAAGCTGACACCCACGGCCATCCTGAACACCCACAGCCACGCGGACCATCACGGCGGGAACGCTTTTCTCCTGAAACGCTTTCCGGA
The window above is part of the Deinococcus metallilatus genome. Proteins encoded here:
- a CDS encoding APC family permease, giving the protein MSSSVRSVRPRSAFSRWFLETEPPEQDREGFYKREQAAQEQKHPWWQVMCLTGVDYFSSLGYAPGIAFLAAGALSPIATLVLVVVMLFGALPMYRLVAYESPHGDGSVSMFERLLNYWPSKLLVLALLGFVATGFVVTITLSAADAAAHLVENPLLKGGLAGKQVIITLGLLALLGAVFLKGFKEAIGIAVALVALYLGLNVVLIGRGLVEVLTHPGLVGNWWAGLRHAYFSPLALIGAALLVFPRLALGMSGFETGVLVMPLIRGNPDDTPERPLGRIQNARKLLTTAALIMSTLLLTSSLVSTTLTPAAAFWPAFTYMHNVNAGDLAAGRAVVNVPLDDLAHPRQVYALHLPASGPAAGPRTITVQAQTVGGPVPLTVTVTPTAPGSALVTVNKPAGEANGRALAYLAHRLMGEGFGTLYDISTILILWFAGASAMTGLLNIVPRFLPRYGMAPEWTRATRPLVVLFIGICFLVTLLFKANVDAQGGAYATGVLAMMTSAAVAVFLTELRRKHPGTALFFGVVSAVFVYAISVTMLGQPQGLYIALIFIAAILAVSLASRVSRSTELRVQQVTFDPEATRLLRETAGHGLPLRFIANRLNAGNTREYRLKDLEVRMDTHLPKGEPALFLEVAVTDPSNFSDTVNVTGVQVGRYAILRARGNSVPNTIAAVLLHIRDRTGRPPHVYFEWSEKGPAANALRFLLAGEGDIPPLTHEVLRLAEPEQARRPVVHVGG